The genomic interval AGGAGAATTAACAAGATCTAAAAGAGGAAAATATAATATTCCAGAAAATATAGGAATGGTTAAAGGAGAGCTTTCTGTTGTAAAAAACAAATTTGGATTTGTAGATACAGAAACAGAAGGAATATTCATACCAGGATCTAAATTTAATGGAGCGTTGGATGGAGATGTAGTTTTAGTAATTGTTGCTGAATCCACAAGAGAAAAAGGCAAAAAAGAGGGAGAAATATATAAAGTTATAAAAAGGTCAACTGATAAAGTAATTGGGATATTATCTAAACAAAAAACTTTTGGTTTTGTTACACCAACTCATTCTTTTGGAAAAGATATTTATATACCTAAAAGATTTTTACAAAAAGCCAAAGATGGAGAATTAGTTTTAGTTAAAATAGATTTTTTTGGAGATAATGAAAGAAAACCAGAAGGACAAATAATAGAAGCTCTTGGGGATCCTCTAGATAGTGGTGTTATGATAGAAGGTCTTTTAAAAAGAGAGGGACTAGAAGAAAACTTTCCAAAAGAAGTTTTAAGAGAAGCAAGGGGAATACCTAATAAAATTTCTAAAAAAGATTTAGAAAATAGGGTTGATATTAGAGATTTATCTTTAATTACAATTGATGGATCTGACGCTAAGGATTTAGACGATGCAGTGTATGTTGAAAAAAAATCCAATGGAGACTATAGATTAATAGTAAGTATAGCAGATGTAAGTTATTATGTTAAAGAAGATTCTCAAATGGATAAGGAAGCTTTTAAGAGAGGAAATTCAGTTTATTTAGTGGATAGGGTTTTACCAATGCTACCAAGAGAACTTTCCAATGGAATATGTTCTTTAAATCCAAATGAAGATAAATTAGTTTTCACATGTGACATGATAATTGATTCACTAGGTAAAGTTAAAGATGTTAAAACTTATAAGGGAGTTATGAATTCAGTTCATCGTATGACTTATTCAAGTGTGAATAAAATATTTGCTGGGGAAATTGAAGAAACAGAAAAATATAAAGATATAAAAAATATGATATTTGATATGCTAGAATTATCTAAAATAATTAGACAGGTTAAGTATAAAAGAGGAAGTATTGATTTTGACTTACCTGAAGTAAAAGTAGTATTAGATGAAAATAAAAAAGTAGATCATTTAGAAAGAAGAGATAGGGGAGAAGCTGAAAGAGTTATAGAAGACTTTATGATTACTGCAAATGAATCTGTTGCAGAAAAATTATTTTGGTTGGAAATTCCAAGTATTTATAGAACTCATGAAAAACCAGATCCAGAAAGAATAGAAAATCTAAATGAGGTTTTAGGGAAATTTGGATATAAAATTTGGTTAAGTTCAGAAGGGATTCATCCTAAGAAATTCCAATCTATAATTGAAGATTCTCAAGCAAAAGGAATTAGTATGATAGTTCATAAAATGATTCTTAGATCTTTAAAACAAGCAAGATATACTG from Fusobacterium sp. IOR10 carries:
- the rnr gene encoding ribonuclease R, with translation MDVEIALKKLKTYLEKNKKSVGIDEIYNVLNWSSKLKKKNRDILDSWVELGELTRSKRGKYNIPENIGMVKGELSVVKNKFGFVDTETEGIFIPGSKFNGALDGDVVLVIVAESTREKGKKEGEIYKVIKRSTDKVIGILSKQKTFGFVTPTHSFGKDIYIPKRFLQKAKDGELVLVKIDFFGDNERKPEGQIIEALGDPLDSGVMIEGLLKREGLEENFPKEVLREARGIPNKISKKDLENRVDIRDLSLITIDGSDAKDLDDAVYVEKKSNGDYRLIVSIADVSYYVKEDSQMDKEAFKRGNSVYLVDRVLPMLPRELSNGICSLNPNEDKLVFTCDMIIDSLGKVKDVKTYKGVMNSVHRMTYSSVNKIFAGEIEETEKYKDIKNMIFDMLELSKIIRQVKYKRGSIDFDLPEVKVVLDENKKVDHLERRDRGEAERVIEDFMITANESVAEKLFWLEIPSIYRTHEKPDPERIENLNEVLGKFGYKIWLSSEGIHPKKFQSIIEDSQAKGISMIVHKMILRSLKQARYTENNIGHFGLASSYYTHFTSPIRRYADLMIHRILENVLTGYPNKKYTEKMEKELPNICASISKSERSAMKVEEESTKIKIIEFMLGKIGDVFKGTIVGFSNRKVFIETEELVECMWDVTNSSHYFEFNEKEYHMLDRDNGDIYNLGDKIEVIIARVDMVNLEIEVSPYVRMEGSNDISK